A single region of the Salvelinus sp. IW2-2015 linkage group LG20, ASM291031v2, whole genome shotgun sequence genome encodes:
- the LOC111981202 gene encoding LOW QUALITY PROTEIN: galactosylceramide sulfotransferase (The sequence of the model RefSeq protein was modified relative to this genomic sequence to represent the inferred CDS: inserted 1 base in 1 codon), whose protein sequence is MFRLSXLLSGLWYIWSPSIWWILTADNFHCFNMFNLPYGSRFRADFVDELXPGSSQFDMLCSHMRLDLGQLKQVMPKNTIYITLLRDPLQTFESVFSYYTSTVPXFTLAKKAADRKSALSVFLEAPESYWDPTEXGNGLARNPMSFDLGLSSQECXTSWPMELTQLEEAFQLVMIAEHFDESLVLLGALLQLEPEELAYVHLNVCAPSDITPIEEDTKARLWAWNSLDVLLYNLFLQVFWEKAEQYGLGRLKREVALLRASTQRLRQKCVARXGVPPGELEDLVRPWQTDTVTILGYEVRGNLTLQEEGLCVRLVLPELQYHSHLYFQQYGDDMRSIPTD, encoded by the exons ATGTTCAGATTATCAAKTTTACTGTCAGGTCTCTGGTACATTTGGAGCCCCTCCATTTGGTGGATATTAACTGCAGATAACTTTCACTGCTTTAACATGTTTAACCTTCCTTATGGCTCCAGGTTCCGAGCAGACTTTGTAGATGAGCTGCSACCGGGTTCCTCTCAGTTCGACATGCTCTGCAGCCACATGCGGCTGGACCTGGGACAGCTGAAACAGGTGATGCCCAAGAACACTATCTACATTACCCTGCTGCGTGATCCTCTACAGACATTTGAGTCCGTTTTCAGCTACTACACTTCCACTGTACCTSCCTTCACTCTAGCCAAAAAGGCAGCTGACAGGAAGTCAGCCCTCTCAGTCTTCCTGGAGGCCCCAGAGTCCTACTGGGACCCTACAG CTGGGAATGGCCTAGCCAGGAACCCTATGAGCTTTGACTTGGGCCTCAGCAGCCAAGAGTGTTASACATCCTGGCCCATGGAACTGACTCAGCTGGAGGAGGCCTTCCAGCTGGTGATGATCGCTGAGCACTTTGATGAGTCTCTGGTTCTCCTGGGGGCTCTGCTGCAGCTGGAGCCTGAGGAGCTGGCCTATGTGCACCTGAACGTCTGCGCCCCCTCGGACATCACCCCGATAGAGGAGGACACCAAGGCCAGGCTCTGGGCCTGGAACAGTCTGGATGTGCTGCTCTACAACTTATTTCTGCAGGTGTTCTGGGAGAAAGCTGAGCAGTATGGCCTGGGGAGACTGAAAAGGGAGGTGGCCCTACTGAGGGCCTCCACACAGAGGCTCAGACAGAAGTGTGTGGCCAGAGYAGGAGTSCCCCCTGGTGAGCTGGAGGACCTGGTCAGGCCCTGGCAGACCGACACAGTCACCATCCTGGGATACGAGGTACGAGGGAACCTGACTCTGCAGGAAGAGGGGCTCTGTGTGCGACTAGTGCTGCCTGAGCTACAGTACCATTCTCACCTGTATTTCCAGCAGTATGGCGATGACATGAGGTCCATACCTACAGACTAA
- the LOC111981136 gene encoding LOW QUALITY PROTEIN: cysteine protease atg4da (The sequence of the model RefSeq protein was modified relative to this genomic sequence to represent the inferred CDS: deleted 4 bases in 2 codons; substituted 2 bases at 2 genomic stop codons) → MNPSSPCEXQSPEGDPPDDWFHLSTMSLGTQGSDGSRDDPEEPEERGRLKSKLVSAWNNVKYGWSFKSKARLSKTSPLTMLGQSYLLSHGVERECFRRAFATLLWLTYRRGFPQLDGSSLTTDSGWGCMLRSGQMLLAQGLLQHLLPQGWTWLSAXHVSKDDIEVQESRSLGPEVLKKGRRKSIVSFLESRTEVTHRRVVSWFGDHPIAPFGLHQLVEQGTSSGKKAGDWXSSGKKAGDWYGPSIVAHILRKAVDAASAEVSNLTVYVAQDCTVYIDDVVRLCERPLSEVSTGPSPAWKSVIILVPVRLGGEVLNPTYIKCVKNLLRLECCIGIIGGKPKHSLFFVGYQDEQLLYLDPHYSQSTVDITQDNFPLESFHCKCPRKISFSRMDPSCTIGFYAKSQKEFELLCSAVSTALSSSTEKYPIFTIAEGQGQDGGQEDESDAPPNSVTHILTKDKARLRRTNNSNSMDEFVLL, encoded by the exons ATGAACCCCAGTTCTCCCTGTGAGMGCCAGAGCCCTGAGGGTGACCCTCCAGATGATTGGTTCCACCTTTCCACCATGTCTCTGGGAACRCAGGGCTCTGATGGAAGCCGGGATGACCCAGAGGAACCTGAGGAGAGAGGCAGACTCAAGTCCAAGTTGGTGTCAGCATGGAACAATGTCAAATATG GCTGGTCGTTCAAGTCAAAGGCCCGCTTRAGCAAGACCTCTCCTCTGACCATGCTTGGACAGTCTTATCTGCTCAGTCATGGAG TGGAGAGGGAGTGCTTTCGCCGGGCCTTTGCCACTCTGTTGTGGCTGACGTACAGGCGGGGCTTCCCACAGCTGGATGGTTCCTCTCTGACCACAGACAGTGGGTGGGGCTGCATGCTGCGCAGTGGACAGATG CTGCTGGCACAGGGGCTGCTGCAACACCTGCTGCC gcagg GctggacctggctctctgcctaaCATGTGTCCAAAGATGACATAGAGGTACAGGAGTCTCGCTCCTTGGGTCCAGAGGTG CTTaagaagggaaggaggaagagcaTAGTGTCCTTCCTGGAGAGTCGGACTGAGGTCACTCACAGACGGGTGGTGTCCTGGTTTGGGGACCATCCCATCGCCCCGTTCGGGCTGCACCAGCTGGTGGAACAGGGCACAAGCTCAGGGAAGAAGGCAGGGGACTGGTAAAGCTCAGGGAAGAAGGCAGGGGACTGGTACGGCCCCTCCATCGTAGCACACATACTTCG TAAGGCTGTTGACGCAGCATCAGCAGAGGTGTCCAATCTGACAGTGTATGTAGCACAGGACTGCACTG TGTACATAGATGACGTGGTGAGGCTGTGTGAGAGACCTCTATCTGAGGTCTCCACAGGACCCAGTCCAGCCTGGAAGTCTGTCATCATCCTGGTCCCTGTGCGCCTGGGAGGAGAAGTCCTCAACCCCACCTACATCAAATGTGTCAAA AATCTCCTGAGGTTAGAATGCTGCATTGGAATCATTGGTGGCAAACCCAAGCATTCTCTGTTCTTTGTTGGGTACCAAG ACGAACAGCTGCTGTACTTGGACCCCCACTACAGCCAGTCCACAGTAGATATCACACAGGATAACTTCCCCTTAGAG tcatttcactgtaagtgtcCCAGGAAGATCTCCTTCAGTCGCATGGATCCCAGCTGCACTATAGGCTTCTATGCCAAGAGCCAGAAGGAATTTGAGTTACTGTGCTCAGCTGTTAGCACG GCTCTCTCATCATCAACAGAAAAGTACCCCATCTTCACCATTGCAGAGGGTCAGGGGCAGGATGGGGGGCAGGAGGATGAGAGCGATGCACCCCCAAACTCTGTCACCCACATCTTGACCAAGGACAAGGCGAGGCTGAGAAGGACCAATAACAGCAACAGCATGGATGAGTTTGTGTTATTGTGa